One window from the genome of Spirosoma rhododendri encodes:
- a CDS encoding pentapeptide repeat-containing protein yields the protein MEHYKQLYTTSDDLPSQWAGHTFEQCTFQKLSPTPTMLAGANFINCRFEQCMLIRCAVKQTQFNDVAFVGCAVQGVDFGTCNPFGFHADFQACQLDQSIFLNRRLVKAKFVECSIKSVLFIRCDMTGALFDRCDLELTKFDDNTLNQVDFSTSFNITLDPDVNRLKKAKFSLYSLPGLLDKHNLIVKS from the coding sequence ATGGAGCATTACAAACAGCTGTACACAACGTCAGATGACTTACCCAGCCAATGGGCGGGGCACACCTTCGAACAGTGTACGTTTCAGAAGCTGAGCCCGACGCCGACGATGCTGGCGGGGGCTAATTTTATCAATTGCCGGTTTGAGCAGTGCATGCTGATCCGCTGTGCTGTGAAACAGACGCAGTTCAACGACGTCGCTTTTGTTGGCTGTGCGGTGCAGGGCGTCGACTTCGGCACCTGCAACCCGTTTGGGTTTCACGCTGATTTTCAAGCCTGTCAACTCGATCAGAGTATTTTTCTCAATCGGCGGCTGGTAAAGGCCAAATTCGTGGAGTGCTCCATCAAAAGCGTCCTGTTCATCCGCTGCGACATGACCGGGGCTCTCTTCGACCGCTGTGACCTTGAACTCACAAAATTCGACGATAATACGCTGAATCAGGTCGACTTTTCGACCTCCTTCAACATCACACTCGACCCCGATGTAAACCGATTAAAGAAGGCAAAATTCTCACTCTATAGCCTGCCCGGTTTACTGGATAAGCATAATCTGATCGTCAAATCATGA
- a CDS encoding MOP flippase family protein: MSNKDKAMNGGKWITIATVISTVFQFGQVAVLARLLVPADFGIVSISNLVIGFFTIFSSLGFSNSIIYKQESDRRVLSTLYYLNLIVGVIIFVAVYLSTPLIVSFYKEPKLAEVVHLSSYYFLIVYFGQLYLFLLQKELKFRAVAIIDILGTVIGSIATVTLAYNGYHELSLIIGSLINQTIKTVFQVIFGLPYFSPTLAFDMRNIGEHLRFGLFNLGDGLLGFIQSNADNIFIGGMLGVKLLGYYTIAYQLSIFPITKLNPIILQVAYPILAKMKESTVELKKSYLKILDFVSYCNMPLLAGLFITAESVVPLFYGPGWDKTIELIRIFVFVGWFTCLSHPLFTLAFTKGKPNLLFYLNVVTLIVKLPLVYFLGTYFGVMGIATAFLLATLFNLIANFGVVHYLIGDFFGAFLRNIAWPTVFCLVMVLVVYAYKQFVGYEGILNTIVQVGLGGLTYGLLTLNYKLSFAELKTYRQSLLS, encoded by the coding sequence ATGAGTAACAAAGACAAAGCCATGAACGGTGGCAAGTGGATTACGATTGCAACCGTAATCTCCACCGTTTTCCAGTTCGGACAGGTAGCTGTACTGGCCCGGCTTCTCGTACCCGCCGACTTCGGTATCGTCAGTATCAGCAACCTCGTCATTGGCTTTTTCACCATTTTTTCCAGCCTGGGGTTTTCCAACTCCATCATTTACAAGCAGGAAAGCGACCGCCGGGTGCTATCGACGCTGTATTACCTCAACCTGATCGTTGGGGTCATAATTTTCGTGGCCGTTTACCTGAGCACCCCCCTGATTGTTTCGTTTTACAAGGAGCCGAAGCTGGCGGAAGTCGTTCACCTGTCGTCTTACTACTTCCTAATCGTGTATTTCGGGCAGCTATACCTGTTTCTGCTCCAGAAAGAGCTTAAGTTTCGGGCCGTAGCGATTATCGACATTCTGGGTACGGTGATCGGGTCAATTGCGACAGTAACACTAGCGTACAATGGCTACCATGAGCTCTCGCTCATCATCGGCTCGCTGATCAATCAGACGATCAAAACCGTATTTCAGGTCATTTTCGGGTTGCCTTATTTCTCCCCAACGCTGGCTTTCGACATGCGGAATATCGGCGAACACCTGCGCTTCGGTCTATTCAATCTCGGCGACGGTCTGCTGGGCTTCATACAGTCGAACGCCGACAATATTTTCATCGGCGGCATGCTGGGCGTGAAACTATTGGGGTATTACACCATTGCCTATCAGCTGTCGATTTTCCCAATTACGAAGCTGAACCCGATCATTCTACAGGTGGCCTACCCCATTCTGGCGAAGATGAAGGAAAGTACGGTGGAGTTGAAAAAGTCGTACCTGAAAATTCTGGACTTCGTCAGCTACTGCAACATGCCGCTGCTGGCGGGGCTCTTTATTACGGCCGAAAGCGTGGTGCCGCTCTTCTACGGCCCCGGCTGGGACAAGACCATCGAACTGATCCGAATCTTTGTGTTCGTGGGCTGGTTTACCTGCCTCAGCCATCCGCTGTTTACGCTTGCGTTTACGAAGGGCAAACCAAACCTGCTGTTTTACCTGAACGTAGTAACGCTGATCGTAAAGCTCCCGCTGGTTTATTTCCTCGGCACTTACTTTGGTGTGATGGGTATCGCCACTGCCTTTCTGCTGGCAACGCTGTTTAACCTGATCGCCAACTTTGGGGTTGTCCACTACCTGATCGGCGACTTCTTCGGTGCTTTCCTGCGCAACATTGCCTGGCCAACGGTTTTCTGCCTTGTGATGGTGCTGGTCGTTTACGCCTACAAGCAGTTCGTAGGCTACGAGGGTATCCTGAACACCATCGTTCAGGTAGGGCTTGGCGGCCTGACGTACGGCCTGCTGACGCTCAACTACAAGCTGTCTTTCGCCGAGCTGAAGACGTATCGGCAATCGCTGTTGTCGTGA
- a CDS encoding alpha-amylase family protein gives MKKLFVTAVVALGALLLFTYWPQVLMASGSARPQLADAGKIPVTGPRWYQLNNVSNGLNGLFDGKTDEEVNTGYNKLLKNYDAYYPLRPGEQMTIDRIRMYDGSGTNVDAPLTISIITDSWERIPIARFIGDKYNAWVGPDPSQPDVLDLKTPISNARFLVINTSGAYPTELEFYGTYQPGPEPTLPSVRHTLLSQQLGVNAFEWNIESADAPWQVDETRIPLLKGFSAIRHYMDWEKLESTPGQYTFNPTFSGNWNYDAIYERMQSEGIEVLACLKTLPKWLENTYPEGQRDYENVPAIYGRDLTQPASYVEQAKVAFQYAARYGSNKSVDPGLVSVSPVKTWAGVNTVKIGLGLIRYIECDNERDKTWKGRKAYQTAREYAANLSAFYDGHKNTLGPGVGVKNADPAMIVAIGGLAASTTDYVRGMIDWCREFRGYKPDGSIDLCWDIINQHLYANDAGTSQDGGGTRGAAPELSGVGAQAAAFVKLSHELANDRPVWITEAGYDTNPGSPLRAIGVGGKTVQETQADWILRTALLYNRVGIDRLFFYQLYDEDPANPTQFSSMGLLSDDKTRKPAAEYLRQANALLGAYRFADTVAVTNGPARLIVDRYEPGPAVTSNGERRSAYVLLIGDEQGRSGTYALPVPRGDTVQLCVPTPGRSTMVRTRLVSQNGSVLIPVSETPIFVMPSAGPR, from the coding sequence ATGAAAAAGCTGTTTGTTACAGCGGTGGTCGCCCTGGGCGCGCTATTGCTGTTTACGTACTGGCCTCAGGTGCTTATGGCGTCGGGCAGTGCGCGCCCTCAGCTGGCCGACGCCGGAAAAATTCCGGTTACCGGCCCCCGCTGGTATCAGCTCAACAACGTCAGCAACGGGCTTAACGGCCTGTTCGACGGCAAAACGGATGAAGAGGTCAACACGGGCTACAATAAGCTGCTCAAAAACTACGACGCCTACTACCCGCTGCGGCCCGGCGAGCAGATGACCATCGACCGCATTCGGATGTACGATGGCAGCGGTACTAACGTCGACGCCCCCCTAACCATTTCGATCATCACCGACAGTTGGGAGCGAATTCCGATTGCCCGATTTATTGGCGACAAGTACAATGCCTGGGTTGGACCGGACCCGTCGCAGCCCGACGTACTCGATCTGAAAACACCCATCAGCAACGCCCGCTTTCTGGTCATCAACACGTCGGGCGCGTACCCCACCGAACTCGAATTCTACGGCACGTACCAACCCGGCCCCGAACCGACGCTCCCATCCGTCCGGCACACACTCCTGAGTCAGCAACTGGGCGTAAACGCATTTGAGTGGAACATCGAAAGTGCCGACGCCCCCTGGCAGGTCGACGAAACGCGGATTCCGCTCCTGAAAGGCTTTTCCGCCATCCGGCACTATATGGACTGGGAAAAGCTGGAATCGACGCCGGGGCAGTATACCTTCAACCCAACCTTCAGCGGCAACTGGAACTACGACGCCATCTACGAGCGCATGCAGAGCGAAGGCATCGAGGTACTGGCCTGCCTGAAGACGTTACCGAAGTGGCTGGAAAACACGTACCCGGAAGGGCAGCGCGACTACGAGAACGTACCGGCCATTTATGGACGCGATCTGACGCAGCCCGCGTCGTACGTCGAGCAGGCGAAAGTCGCGTTTCAGTACGCAGCCCGGTATGGCAGCAACAAATCCGTTGACCCTGGTCTGGTGAGTGTCAGTCCCGTAAAAACCTGGGCGGGGGTCAACACGGTAAAAATTGGGCTGGGCCTGATCCGGTACATCGAATGCGACAACGAGCGCGACAAAACATGGAAGGGCCGCAAAGCATACCAGACCGCCCGCGAGTATGCCGCGAATCTGTCGGCGTTCTACGACGGCCATAAAAATACGCTCGGGCCGGGCGTTGGGGTTAAAAATGCCGACCCCGCGATGATCGTCGCCATAGGTGGACTGGCCGCGTCGACCACCGATTACGTACGGGGAATGATCGACTGGTGCCGCGAGTTTCGGGGCTACAAGCCCGACGGCAGCATCGATCTCTGCTGGGATATTATCAATCAGCACCTTTACGCCAACGACGCCGGTACATCGCAGGACGGGGGCGGCACGCGCGGGGCCGCGCCGGAACTATCAGGTGTGGGGGCGCAGGCTGCCGCTTTCGTGAAATTATCGCACGAACTGGCCAACGACCGGCCCGTCTGGATCACCGAAGCCGGTTACGACACCAACCCCGGTAGTCCACTGCGGGCCATCGGCGTTGGCGGTAAAACCGTTCAGGAAACGCAGGCGGACTGGATACTACGTACGGCGCTGCTGTATAACCGGGTGGGCATCGACCGGCTGTTTTTTTACCAGCTCTACGACGAAGACCCGGCGAATCCGACTCAGTTCAGTTCGATGGGTCTGCTCAGTGACGACAAAACCCGCAAGCCCGCTGCCGAATACCTGCGGCAGGCCAATGCGTTGCTGGGCGCGTACCGCTTCGCCGATACCGTAGCGGTAACCAACGGCCCCGCCCGACTAATCGTGGATCGGTACGAACCCGGCCCGGCGGTAACGAGCAACGGCGAACGACGATCAGCTTACGTGCTGCTGATTGGCGACGAACAAGGGCGCTCCGGTACCTACGCGCTGCCGGTTCCGCGGGGCGACACGGTGCAGCTTTGCGTACCTACCCCCGGCCGCAGCACGATGGTTCGTACGCGGCTCGTCAGTCAGAACGGCAGTGTGCTGATACCGGTGAGCGAAACACCCATCTTCGTTATGCCCAGCGCTGGCCCCCGCTAG
- a CDS encoding T9SS type B sorting domain-containing protein gives MTRPLLLAWLVISGATLASQAQSCMGGPPELTVDETFGQVGSPSSLSNRTRYQFTTLTCPLDGQYALADHVDGTCYDNLWHAVPQDHTPGDSRGLMMIVNGSQGAGEVYTQPATGLCSQTTYEFSLWGINLLRPGICTNPLLPNLTLRVEAADGTVLQSIDFGSIPQSRTPSWQRFSTLFTTPNSTQGVVIKLINNQGDDGCGNDMAIDDVQVRQCTSCPPSPVFVPDAFTPNNDGTNDVLRVFTTNVASFTMTVFDRWGSPLFYTNTTDRFWDGMHSGQPCEPGSYSWLLSYQQVGADPNNTPIVQRGQVMLTR, from the coding sequence TTGACCCGACCTTTACTACTGGCCTGGCTGGTTATTTCTGGCGCGACGCTGGCTTCACAGGCCCAGTCGTGTATGGGCGGCCCTCCCGAATTAACGGTCGATGAAACGTTCGGGCAGGTGGGGTCGCCCTCATCGCTCAGTAACCGGACCCGCTACCAATTCACCACTCTTACCTGCCCCCTCGACGGGCAGTATGCACTGGCCGATCACGTCGACGGCACCTGTTATGACAACCTCTGGCATGCCGTTCCGCAAGACCATACCCCGGGCGACTCGCGCGGTCTGATGATGATCGTCAATGGCTCCCAGGGCGCGGGTGAAGTGTATACCCAGCCCGCAACGGGGCTATGCAGCCAGACAACCTACGAATTTTCGCTGTGGGGTATCAACCTGCTGCGGCCGGGCATCTGCACGAATCCGCTCCTGCCCAACCTGACGTTGCGCGTGGAAGCCGCCGACGGCACGGTATTGCAAAGCATCGATTTCGGCTCGATCCCGCAAAGCCGCACCCCAAGCTGGCAACGGTTCTCGACCTTGTTTACCACACCTAACTCAACGCAGGGCGTGGTTATCAAACTCATCAACAATCAGGGCGACGACGGCTGCGGCAACGACATGGCCATCGACGACGTACAGGTCAGGCAATGCACATCGTGTCCGCCGAGCCCGGTGTTTGTACCCGACGCTTTTACCCCCAACAACGACGGTACCAACGACGTGCTGCGCGTATTTACAACCAACGTCGCTTCCTTTACAATGACCGTGTTCGATCGTTGGGGGAGCCCGCTTTTTTACACCAATACTACGGATCGATTCTGGGACGGCATGCACAGTGGGCAACCCTGTGAGCCGGGTAGCTATAGCTGGCTGCTTTCCTACCAGCAGGTGGGAGCCGACCCGAACAATACGCCTATTGTGCAACGCGGTCAGGTGATGCTGACGCGGTAA
- a CDS encoding 4'-phosphopantetheinyl transferase family protein has product MAEPLGTLLAELSATDHSRANRYRQPADRLRFLYGRVLVGWVGAGLTGYTAQTVPLVIGPYGKPDLAAHTGWHINLTHAGDWVLLAVDRHPVGIDVENRRPDLPIATLLPTVCSPDEQARVWADTDPATAFLRSWTRKEALLKGIGHGLVDDLRVIPSLDGQSSLPPGLSDSDWQVQSFAVDSAHPAALAHQPTDISPVFYRLTASDLLTNLKWA; this is encoded by the coding sequence TTGGCAGAGCCGCTGGGTACGCTGCTGGCCGAGCTGTCAGCCACCGACCATAGTCGGGCGAATCGGTATCGGCAACCCGCCGACCGGCTGCGGTTTCTGTATGGGCGCGTACTGGTGGGCTGGGTCGGAGCGGGGCTGACGGGTTATACGGCGCAGACCGTTCCGCTGGTGATCGGTCCGTATGGCAAGCCCGATCTGGCGGCCCATACAGGCTGGCACATAAACCTGACCCACGCAGGCGACTGGGTGTTGCTGGCCGTTGATCGGCATCCCGTCGGTATCGACGTAGAAAATCGTCGGCCTGACTTGCCCATCGCTACCCTGCTGCCCACGGTGTGCAGCCCGGACGAACAGGCGCGTGTCTGGGCCGACACCGACCCGGCCACGGCATTTCTGCGGTCGTGGACCCGTAAGGAAGCGCTCCTGAAAGGCATCGGGCACGGCCTGGTCGACGATCTGCGGGTGATACCGTCCCTGGATGGCCAATCATCACTTCCGCCCGGACTGAGCGATAGCGACTGGCAGGTGCAGAGCTTTGCGGTCGATTCCGCGCACCCGGCGGCTCTGGCGCACCAACCGACCGACATATCTCCCGTCTTTTACAGGCTAACGGCATCTGATTTGCTGACAAACCTGAAATGGGCGTGA
- a CDS encoding alpha-1,2-fucosyltransferase — MIIARITSGLGNQLFQYALARHLAQKNNTSLYVDLSYYQQSYATDTVRTFKLDRFKTRYNVLNTSPYLYVSKATKLLPGRTLKPFFHFVQEQQFHVDPAVDQARSAVITLEGFWQSERYFLDSAEAVRRELTFQRTPGADFAGYADQIAQTACPVSVHIRRGDYVNHPEFSQSFGFVGLDYYREALAELNRRLPDARFFVFSDDPDWVADNLNLSSPHVYVRNSGPDADVDDLQLMSLCHHHVIANSSFSWWGAWLNPRPDKLVIAPATGSATNPTGTPPI, encoded by the coding sequence ATGATTATTGCCCGCATCACGAGTGGCCTCGGAAATCAACTGTTCCAGTATGCCCTGGCTCGTCATTTAGCGCAGAAAAACAACACGTCGCTGTACGTCGACCTGAGTTATTATCAGCAGTCGTACGCTACTGATACGGTACGCACGTTTAAGCTCGACCGGTTCAAGACACGTTACAACGTACTCAACACGTCGCCGTATCTGTACGTCTCGAAAGCTACGAAACTGCTGCCCGGCCGTACGCTGAAACCATTTTTTCATTTCGTACAGGAGCAGCAGTTTCACGTCGACCCGGCGGTGGATCAGGCTCGTTCGGCCGTGATTACGCTGGAAGGGTTCTGGCAGTCGGAACGGTATTTTCTGGACAGTGCCGAAGCGGTGCGCCGGGAGCTGACGTTTCAGCGAACGCCGGGTGCTGACTTCGCCGGTTATGCCGATCAGATCGCGCAGACGGCCTGCCCGGTGTCGGTTCATATTCGCCGGGGCGACTACGTCAACCATCCCGAGTTCAGTCAGTCGTTCGGCTTCGTTGGACTCGATTACTACCGGGAGGCTCTGGCAGAACTAAACCGTCGTCTGCCCGACGCGCGCTTTTTTGTGTTCAGCGACGACCCTGACTGGGTAGCGGATAACCTGAATCTGAGCAGCCCGCACGTGTACGTACGCAACAGCGGCCCCGATGCCGACGTCGACGATTTGCAACTGATGAGTTTGTGCCATCACCACGTCATCGCCAACAGTTCGTTCAGCTGGTGGGGTGCCTGGCTCAATCCGCGCCCCGACAAGCTGGTTATTGCCCCCGCAACTGGTTCCGCAACAAACCCGACTGGAACACCACCGATCTGA
- a CDS encoding acyltransferase gives MDVVPFNVFQMGAGSTIEDFSVVNNGVGNVLIGNHCHLGLGSVVIGPVTLGNNIIIAQHVVMSGLNHVYDDVEMPIRHQPTVTKPIVLEDDCWIGANVTIVAGVTVGRHSVVAGGSVVTRDVQPFTVVGGNPARVLRRYDETTRQWVAASADKPAAPVAIPAQ, from the coding sequence ATGGACGTTGTACCGTTCAATGTATTTCAGATGGGGGCCGGCAGTACGATCGAAGATTTCAGCGTGGTGAACAACGGCGTCGGCAACGTGCTGATTGGGAATCATTGCCACTTGGGGCTGGGGTCGGTCGTGATCGGACCCGTCACGCTGGGCAACAACATTATCATCGCGCAGCACGTGGTGATGTCGGGGTTGAACCACGTGTACGACGACGTAGAAATGCCCATTCGCCACCAGCCAACCGTAACAAAACCCATCGTACTGGAAGACGACTGCTGGATCGGGGCCAACGTAACGATCGTTGCCGGGGTAACGGTGGGGCGACATTCGGTTGTGGCGGGGGGCAGCGTCGTCACCCGCGACGTGCAGCCGTTTACCGTTGTCGGTGGTAACCCGGCCCGTGTCCTGCGTCGTTACGACGAAACAACCCGCCAATGGGTAGCCGCATCGGCCGACAAACCGGCCGCTCCGGTTGCTATACCTGCGCAATAA
- a CDS encoding glycosyltransferase — protein sequence MTNFDSIICVGQTPWEGDFQKAIVQLMGELAVRHRVLYVDYQYTLKDLAMGLLNKQSVPVRSLTSRTNALITKKLATGAEVWVWQPPVMLPVNWLQPAMHDRLIQTNVDMLVRGLRSVMNQLGMRQPLVINGMNPVFGLPMLGKLNERGTIYYCFDEITVSNWMGRHGGRYEIDYLRRVNAVVTTSDALNNTKSQLQPKAFCVKNGVNFELFHQARLLADEQPPSRPVVGYLGTADNRVNIDLIEHSVRTMPDVVFRFVGEVPEEKLTQRLSVYPNVEFVPPHQPHQLPALLAQMTATIIPYVCNAHTKTIYPLKINEYLAAGLPVVSTSFANLNDFTGIIELADTPEAFADALRRALNDTNLTTRNQRVATARANSWARRAEEFEAVIAQV from the coding sequence ATGACCAATTTCGACAGTATTATCTGCGTCGGCCAGACTCCCTGGGAGGGTGATTTTCAAAAAGCCATTGTTCAGCTCATGGGCGAACTCGCCGTTCGCCATCGTGTGCTCTACGTCGACTATCAGTACACGCTGAAAGATCTGGCGATGGGCCTGCTCAACAAACAGTCTGTCCCCGTCCGATCGCTGACCAGCCGCACCAACGCCCTCATTACCAAGAAGCTGGCTACCGGCGCAGAAGTGTGGGTGTGGCAACCGCCCGTTATGCTGCCCGTCAACTGGTTACAGCCCGCCATGCATGACCGGCTTATCCAGACCAATGTGGACATGCTGGTTCGGGGCTTACGCAGCGTGATGAACCAATTGGGTATGCGTCAGCCGCTGGTTATCAACGGTATGAATCCGGTTTTCGGCCTGCCCATGCTGGGAAAGCTTAATGAGCGCGGTACGATCTACTACTGTTTCGATGAGATTACGGTCAGCAACTGGATGGGCCGCCACGGTGGTCGATACGAGATCGACTACCTCCGGCGCGTCAATGCCGTTGTCACGACCTCCGACGCACTAAACAATACCAAGTCGCAGCTTCAGCCAAAGGCTTTCTGCGTGAAGAATGGGGTTAATTTCGAGCTGTTTCACCAGGCCCGTCTACTGGCCGATGAGCAACCGCCCAGTCGGCCGGTGGTAGGGTATCTGGGTACGGCAGACAACCGGGTCAACATCGATCTGATCGAGCATAGCGTACGCACTATGCCTGATGTGGTTTTTCGGTTTGTGGGCGAAGTGCCGGAAGAAAAGCTAACTCAGCGGCTCTCCGTCTATCCCAATGTCGAGTTTGTACCACCCCATCAGCCGCATCAGCTCCCCGCTCTGCTGGCGCAGATGACGGCAACAATCATCCCCTACGTCTGTAACGCACACACCAAGACGATTTACCCGCTGAAAATCAACGAATACCTGGCGGCTGGCTTACCCGTCGTATCGACATCGTTTGCGAACCTGAATGATTTTACGGGGATCATCGAGCTGGCCGATACGCCTGAAGCATTCGCCGATGCCTTGCGCCGGGCCCTGAACGACACCAACCTGACCACCCGCAACCAGCGCGTCGCTACGGCCAGGGCTAACTCGTGGGCCCGACGGGCCGAGGAATTCGAAGCGGTTATTGCGCAGGTATAG
- a CDS encoding O-antigen ligase family protein, with product MAEQLAHLADQLRDSRWFYGVLSVFVALLTGWLIGTFGVMGGAVMVALPLALAVFAGILIEPKFGLLIYVTLSFLIGFTRFIPGDTPLGLALDAVLVLTLMATFLNGKQMNWKRLRTPIFYLMAIWLFYSILEYFNPEVPNPVAWFYKVRSIAFSWFLLVILTLVMPITRRDILWFLRMWIGWSLLAAFWAFKQHYIGLANAEVQWLAAGAAKTHMLWGQLRCFSFYSDAAQFGAEMAGATLITIVLLTSTHSALHRLIYVGLLLIFFWAYALSGTRSALFVLLGGILAFIALRRSIKTIMWGVGIMAPIMVILLFTHIGDSNYQIWRMRTALHPKEDASFMVRIENQQRLKAYMKDLPFGAGLGTSGSWGARFAPDHPAAQIPPDSWYVELWIETGLVGTVLYILMLIAIMTIGTYQIWQLNDPWLRTTMIIFLAEFFGICVMSYSNATLGQFPTSTLLGITSVLFTTCYRWDLGAPTTNRFQPAPGSTTAWPTH from the coding sequence ATGGCCGAACAACTCGCTCACCTTGCCGATCAACTTCGCGATAGCCGCTGGTTCTACGGTGTGCTGAGCGTCTTCGTGGCCCTGCTGACGGGCTGGCTCATTGGCACGTTTGGCGTAATGGGCGGTGCCGTGATGGTGGCGTTGCCGCTGGCACTGGCAGTCTTTGCCGGTATCCTGATTGAGCCAAAATTTGGCCTGCTGATCTACGTTACGCTTAGCTTTCTGATTGGCTTTACCCGATTCATACCGGGAGATACCCCGCTGGGGCTGGCACTCGATGCAGTGCTGGTGCTGACGCTGATGGCGACGTTTCTGAACGGTAAGCAAATGAACTGGAAGCGGCTGCGGACACCGATTTTCTACCTCATGGCGATCTGGCTATTCTACAGCATTCTGGAGTATTTCAACCCGGAAGTACCGAACCCCGTCGCCTGGTTTTATAAAGTCCGCTCAATTGCCTTCAGTTGGTTTCTGCTCGTCATCCTGACGCTCGTTATGCCGATTACCCGGCGTGACATTCTGTGGTTTCTGCGCATGTGGATTGGCTGGTCGCTGCTGGCTGCTTTCTGGGCCTTCAAGCAGCATTACATTGGGCTGGCCAACGCGGAGGTGCAGTGGCTGGCGGCAGGCGCGGCCAAAACACACATGCTCTGGGGGCAACTGCGCTGTTTCTCGTTCTATTCCGACGCGGCTCAATTCGGGGCCGAGATGGCCGGTGCCACACTTATCACCATCGTATTGCTGACGTCGACGCATTCGGCGCTGCACCGGCTGATTTATGTCGGGCTACTGCTGATTTTCTTCTGGGCGTATGCGCTATCGGGTACGCGGAGTGCGCTGTTTGTATTGCTGGGCGGTATTCTGGCGTTTATTGCACTGCGCCGAAGCATTAAGACAATCATGTGGGGTGTGGGCATTATGGCTCCAATCATGGTTATTCTGCTGTTTACGCACATCGGCGACTCGAACTACCAGATCTGGCGAATGCGTACGGCCCTGCACCCGAAAGAAGACGCGTCGTTTATGGTACGGATTGAAAACCAGCAGCGACTGAAGGCGTATATGAAAGATTTGCCCTTCGGTGCAGGCCTGGGCACGTCGGGCTCGTGGGGGGCTCGCTTCGCGCCCGACCACCCGGCCGCGCAGATTCCACCGGATAGCTGGTACGTCGAACTCTGGATCGAAACGGGCCTGGTTGGGACCGTCCTGTACATCCTGATGCTGATTGCGATAATGACCATTGGCACGTATCAGATCTGGCAACTCAACGACCCGTGGCTGCGAACGACCATGATTATTTTTCTGGCCGAATTTTTCGGTATCTGCGTCATGAGTTATTCAAATGCCACGCTCGGACAGTTTCCAACGAGTACATTGCTGGGTATCACGTCGGTGCTATTCACAACCTGTTACCGATGGGACCTTGGGGCGCCAACTACGAACCGATTCCAACCGGCCCCCGGCTCCACTACCGCTTGGCCGACGCACTAA